In Acinetobacter sp. TGL-Y2, a genomic segment contains:
- a CDS encoding TonB-dependent receptor plug domain-containing protein gives MNKKWIQSALSLAVLSVLVSTTQAQDANQVYSEAKLKSIVVTASGSEVDVKDAPASISVISNEDIERAPFNSIAELLSDLPGVTGGYSNSGSGSKIKLRGMPDKYTLILVDGKRLGNQSLLGHRPDRTEQDLDWITPDMIERIEVIRGSMSTLYGSEAVGGVINIITKKIPTQLSGSVTTNFSKPDTSRRGETKSFGATLAGPVTNTIGFRLGLNRTERDGDKDTEGSSGSTTDTATTRLTWAPSDRHSFNLDGSFGKDEPDVIEGGGSKFGYEMDRIGFGIGHEAKFENDLVTNVDLYHNKIQNKDDAWVKDDIVETKSSETVLDLKATKPLNVFNFKNDLTVGGQYKQEEVSNHSNIGNAAVDKDGNTLNNNDRKLDSYSWSLFLEDQIHLQENLILTLGGRLDEYETFDLNFSPRTYLVYHPTDDWTVKGGVSRSFRAPNLRERSDTSSTGSRGNGCNTFEGWSTAGSGRTCSMIGNPDLEPETSTNYEVSVGYEQNGAGLDMTYFLSDIEDLIQNRFHERRGDVFYAIASNVEKARTSGIEVNYKLPINDYFRVTGNTTYMLESKNKITGETLLGTPEITSNLALVWDVNDQLSLNSKVQYLGKQQLESGDSSRSFEKAYTTADIGANYNFTDHLTFRGGVKNVAGVKIESTSDGSSNPAEYYLGLTARF, from the coding sequence ATGAACAAGAAATGGATTCAGTCGGCTTTGTCGTTAGCTGTGCTATCAGTATTAGTGTCTACAACACAAGCTCAAGATGCTAATCAAGTTTATTCTGAGGCTAAGCTTAAGAGTATTGTTGTTACCGCGAGTGGTAGTGAAGTTGACGTAAAAGATGCACCCGCTTCAATTAGTGTCATTAGTAATGAAGACATTGAGAGAGCACCATTTAATAGTATTGCTGAGTTATTGAGTGATTTACCTGGTGTGACAGGGGGGTACTCGAACTCGGGGTCTGGGTCAAAAATCAAATTACGAGGCATGCCTGATAAATATACATTAATTTTAGTAGATGGAAAAAGATTAGGTAATCAATCCTTACTGGGACATCGTCCAGATCGAACTGAACAAGATTTAGATTGGATCACGCCTGATATGATTGAAAGAATTGAAGTTATTCGCGGTTCAATGTCAACACTTTATGGTTCTGAAGCTGTAGGTGGCGTGATTAATATTATCACTAAAAAAATTCCAACACAGCTTAGTGGTTCTGTGACTACAAACTTTAGCAAGCCAGATACAAGTCGCCGCGGTGAAACCAAATCTTTTGGCGCAACTTTAGCTGGGCCTGTAACGAATACGATTGGTTTTCGATTAGGATTAAATCGTACTGAGCGTGATGGCGATAAAGATACAGAAGGTTCATCAGGATCAACCACAGATACAGCAACAACGCGACTAACCTGGGCTCCTTCAGATCGACACAGTTTTAACTTGGATGGTTCTTTTGGTAAGGATGAACCTGATGTGATTGAAGGTGGCGGAAGTAAATTTGGTTATGAGATGGATCGAATTGGCTTTGGTATTGGACATGAAGCTAAGTTTGAAAATGACTTAGTGACCAATGTCGATTTGTACCACAATAAAATTCAAAATAAAGATGATGCTTGGGTAAAAGATGACATCGTTGAAACGAAGTCTTCAGAGACAGTATTGGATTTAAAAGCGACTAAACCGCTTAATGTATTCAATTTTAAAAATGATTTAACGGTTGGTGGTCAGTATAAGCAAGAAGAAGTATCGAACCACAGTAATATTGGCAATGCTGCTGTAGATAAAGACGGCAATACACTCAATAACAATGATCGAAAACTCGATAGTTATTCGTGGTCACTCTTTTTAGAAGATCAAATTCATCTACAAGAAAACCTTATTCTGACATTGGGTGGGCGCTTAGATGAATATGAAACATTTGATTTAAATTTTTCACCGAGAACCTATCTCGTTTACCATCCAACCGACGATTGGACGGTGAAAGGTGGGGTGTCACGCAGCTTCCGTGCCCCAAATCTAAGAGAGCGGTCTGATACCAGTAGTACAGGTTCGAGAGGAAATGGTTGTAACACTTTTGAGGGCTGGTCAACAGCAGGCAGTGGTCGTACATGTTCAATGATTGGGAATCCAGACTTAGAGCCAGAAACAAGTACTAACTACGAAGTTAGTGTCGGTTATGAACAAAATGGTGCCGGTTTGGATATGACTTATTTCTTGAGCGATATTGAAGATCTTATCCAAAATAGATTCCATGAACGCCGTGGTGATGTTTTCTATGCAATAGCGTCAAATGTAGAAAAAGCACGGACCAGTGGGATTGAGGTTAACTATAAACTACCCATCAATGATTATTTTCGTGTAACAGGTAACACGACTTATATGTTGGAATCTAAAAATAAAATTACGGGCGAAACATTACTTGGCACACCTGAGATTACGTCAAATTTAGCATTGGTTTGGGATGTAAACGATCAGTTGAGCTTAAACTCTAAAGTCCAATATTTAGGTAAGCAGCAATTAGAGAGTGGTGATTCAAGCCGCAGCTTTGAAAAGGCATATACTACAGCAGATATTGGGGCAAATTATAATTTTACAGATCACTTAACCTTTCGAGGCGGTGTGAAAAACGTGGCTGGCGTCAAAATTGAATCTACAAGTGATGGCTCAAGTAATCCTGCTGAATATTACTTAGGTTTAACTGCAAGATTCTAA
- the nfuA gene encoding Fe-S biogenesis protein NfuA, whose amino-acid sequence MSTENTSTAVAEEIPNLLITPTAQEYLFDLLEKQNTPGIAVRVFVEHAGTPRAECCMAYSAPDEIVATDYKQDYPNFAAYIDSPSIPYLLDAVIDYNKDRFGGQLTFRAPNSKVPRVGPDASIEERITYVLQSEINPGLAGHGGNCALVEVVEDAEHGLTAVLKFGGGCQGCSAIDVTLKQGVETTLQQQIPELKRVVDQTDHTQAEGAYFK is encoded by the coding sequence TGCAGTTGCTGAAGAAATTCCAAACCTATTGATTACGCCAACTGCGCAAGAGTATTTGTTTGATTTACTTGAAAAACAGAACACTCCTGGAATCGCAGTGCGTGTTTTTGTTGAACATGCGGGTACGCCACGTGCTGAGTGTTGCATGGCATATAGTGCTCCAGACGAAATCGTAGCGACTGATTACAAGCAAGATTATCCAAACTTCGCAGCGTACATTGATTCGCCGTCCATTCCTTATTTATTAGATGCTGTCATTGACTACAACAAAGACCGTTTTGGTGGTCAATTAACCTTCCGCGCACCGAACTCAAAAGTGCCACGTGTCGGTCCAGATGCTTCAATCGAAGAACGTATTACCTATGTACTTCAGTCTGAAATTAACCCAGGTCTTGCAGGGCATGGGGGTAACTGTGCATTGGTCGAAGTGGTGGAAGATGCGGAACACGGTTTAACCGCTGTACTCAAATTTGGTGGTGGTTGCCAAGGCTGTTCAGCGATTGACGTCACCTTGAAACAAGGGGTTGAAACGACGCTTCAACAGCAAATTCCTGAGCTTAAACGTGTGGTTGACCAAACGGATCACACACAAGCTGAAGGTGCTTATTTCAAATAA